One Epidermidibacterium keratini DNA segment encodes these proteins:
- a CDS encoding type II toxin-antitoxin system VapB family antitoxin has protein sequence MAMTSVDLDPQLIERARMLTGEKSNRAVLDLALRRLIASKQKGQMIDGIAALTDLEGELGAPVTPPTIANA, from the coding sequence ATGGCGATGACAAGCGTTGATCTTGATCCGCAGCTGATCGAACGGGCCCGCATGCTCACCGGCGAGAAATCCAACCGGGCTGTGCTCGACCTTGCCCTACGGCGCCTGATCGCCTCTAAGCAAAAGGGCCAGATGATCGATGGCATCGCGGCCCTCACCGACCTGGAAGGCGAACTCGGCGCGCCGGTAACGCCGCCAACGATCGCTAACGCATGA
- a CDS encoding HD domain-containing protein: protein MSDSWLWTQWSRIAGESAVSREVWTDLVARWSEPQRTYHDLSHLMFMLRFMDDYGPVDDATAYAAWLHDAVYDPTSQTNEADSAALAEPILTALDRGELTDRVRELVLLTATHEAPDDDPQAALLLDADLAILGQDPQIYLRYVEAVRREYAHVSDEDFLRGRSEILRGFADRERLYLLDVVHGVLDEPARRNIAAELAVYDARD, encoded by the coding sequence GTGAGCGACTCGTGGCTGTGGACGCAGTGGAGCCGCATTGCCGGTGAGTCAGCGGTCTCACGCGAGGTCTGGACCGATCTCGTCGCGCGGTGGTCAGAGCCGCAGCGGACCTACCACGACCTGTCGCACCTGATGTTCATGCTGCGGTTCATGGACGACTACGGGCCGGTTGATGACGCGACGGCGTACGCCGCGTGGTTGCACGACGCCGTCTACGACCCGACGTCGCAGACCAACGAGGCCGACAGCGCCGCGCTCGCCGAGCCGATCCTCACCGCACTGGACCGAGGCGAGCTGACCGATCGAGTGCGCGAGCTCGTGCTGCTGACCGCCACGCACGAGGCGCCTGACGACGACCCGCAGGCCGCGCTGCTGCTAGATGCCGACCTCGCGATCCTCGGTCAGGACCCGCAGATCTACCTGCGCTACGTCGAGGCTGTGCGCCGTGAATACGCGCACGTGTCCGACGAGGACTTCCTGCGTGGGCGCTCGGAGATCCTGCGCGGTTTTGCAGACCGCGAGCGCCTATACCTGCTCGATGTGGTGCACGGCGTACTCGACGAGCCAGCCCGACGCAACATCGCCGCCGAGCTCGCCGTCTACGACGCCCGCGATTGA
- a CDS encoding DNA repair helicase XPB produces MADGPLIVQSDKTLLLEVDHEQAHACRLEIAAFAELERSPEHVHTYRISPLGLWNARAAGHDAEKVIDALVRYSRYPVPHSLLVDIAETMDRYGRLQLLKHPTHGLVLQTTDRAVLEEVLRHKKIAPMLGSRIDEDSVAVHPSERGRLKQALLKVGWPAEDHAGYVDGEAHPIELVQDDWELRDYQQQAVEGFWAGGSGVVVLPCGAGKTMVGAAAMAEAKATTLILVTNTVAGRQWKRELIERTSLTEDEIGEYSGEKREVRPVTIATYQIMTTRRKGQYTHLDLFDSRDWGLVVYDEVHLLPAPIFRLTADLQSRRRLGLTATLVREDGREGDVFSLIGPKRYDAPWKDIEAQGWIAPAVCGEVRVTLTDAERMSYATAEPEDRYRICSTARTKLPVVKKLIERHPDEQILVIGGYLDQLDEVAEYLGGVPVIQGKTPNKEREKLFEQFRQGEVRVLVVSKVANFSIDLPEASVAIQISGTFGSRQEEAQRLGRVMRPKADGKQAHFYSVVARDTVDADYAAHRQRFLAEQGYAYTIVDADDVLAGPLPFVGSSDGADLAADLSAELDKQDGE; encoded by the coding sequence GTGGCTGACGGGCCGTTGATCGTCCAGTCCGACAAGACTTTGCTGCTCGAGGTCGACCACGAGCAGGCGCACGCCTGCCGTCTGGAGATCGCCGCGTTCGCCGAGCTTGAGCGTTCGCCCGAGCACGTGCACACCTACCGGATCAGTCCGCTCGGGCTGTGGAACGCGCGCGCCGCCGGGCACGACGCTGAGAAGGTCATCGACGCGCTGGTGCGCTACTCGCGCTACCCCGTGCCGCACTCGCTGCTGGTCGACATCGCCGAGACGATGGACCGCTACGGCCGGCTGCAGCTGCTCAAGCACCCCACGCACGGTCTCGTGCTGCAGACGACGGACCGCGCCGTGCTCGAAGAAGTGCTGCGGCATAAGAAGATCGCGCCGATGCTCGGCTCTCGGATCGACGAGGACTCGGTCGCGGTGCACCCCTCTGAGCGCGGCCGGCTCAAGCAGGCGCTGCTCAAGGTCGGCTGGCCGGCCGAAGACCACGCCGGCTATGTCGACGGCGAGGCGCACCCCATCGAGCTGGTGCAGGACGACTGGGAGCTGCGTGACTACCAGCAGCAGGCCGTCGAAGGGTTCTGGGCCGGCGGCTCGGGGGTCGTCGTACTCCCCTGCGGTGCCGGCAAGACGATGGTCGGCGCCGCCGCGATGGCCGAGGCCAAGGCAACCACGCTGATCCTGGTCACCAACACGGTCGCAGGCCGGCAGTGGAAGCGCGAGCTGATCGAGCGCACGTCGCTGACTGAAGACGAGATTGGCGAATACAGCGGCGAAAAGCGCGAGGTCCGGCCGGTCACCATCGCGACCTACCAGATCATGACGACCCGCCGGAAGGGCCAGTACACGCACCTGGACCTCTTTGACTCCCGCGACTGGGGCCTGGTCGTGTACGACGAGGTGCACCTGCTGCCCGCTCCGATCTTTCGGCTCACCGCCGACCTTCAGTCACGTCGGCGACTCGGGCTGACCGCGACGCTCGTGCGTGAGGACGGGCGCGAAGGCGACGTCTTCAGCCTGATCGGCCCGAAGCGCTACGACGCGCCGTGGAAGGACATCGAGGCTCAGGGCTGGATCGCGCCGGCCGTCTGCGGCGAGGTGCGGGTGACCCTCACCGACGCCGAGCGGATGAGCTACGCGACCGCAGAGCCCGAGGACCGCTACCGCATCTGCTCGACCGCACGCACCAAGCTGCCGGTCGTGAAGAAGCTCATCGAGCGCCACCCCGACGAGCAGATCCTGGTGATCGGCGGCTACCTCGACCAGCTCGACGAGGTCGCCGAGTACCTCGGCGGCGTACCGGTGATCCAGGGCAAGACGCCCAACAAGGAGCGCGAGAAGCTCTTCGAGCAGTTCCGCCAGGGCGAGGTCCGCGTGCTGGTCGTCAGCAAGGTCGCCAACTTCTCGATCGACCTGCCTGAAGCGTCAGTGGCGATCCAGATCAGCGGCACGTTTGGCTCGCGCCAGGAGGAGGCGCAGCGCCTCGGACGCGTGATGCGGCCCAAGGCCGACGGCAAGCAGGCGCACTTCTACTCCGTCGTCGCCCGCGACACCGTCGATGCCGACTACGCCGCACATCGTCAAAGATTCCTTGCAGAGCAGGGATATGCCTACACCATCGTCGACGCCGACGACGTACTCGCCGGCCCACTGCCCTTCGTGGGATCCTCCGACGGTGCTGATCTCGCGGCAGACCTGAGCGCCGAGCTCGACAAGCAGGACGGCGAGTAG
- a CDS encoding helicase-associated domain-containing protein: MTPRPRTLAEWLRSRDDDWLRALISARPDVSFPPPSDFSTLAQRLGVRVSVTQACDDLDAWHTQVLEGLLLCPAPAHVDDVHAMLPDVDREAVSSAIDRLRSLALVWGEDDSLNVVGTVREVSNRFVAGLGRPAAELFIGYPNDDIRTVMRHLQLPYAAQPTATALVAEKLRTAQFVQEVLERAPQGSRDVLDRLSGQVPAGELSGADNLVEATDDSPPVRWLLSHGLLTYVGSNYVELPREVGLVLRGNRQLGPALIDPPAYDGKRLSQSDADGAGATHLQDAVRQLTDLIELIGQQRPRVLRTGGLGTREARKLAKSFGDDLSTTHLLLHIAQVAGLISASSQVDSTWLPTDKYDAWRDEPLESQWSALATAWLGMQAQPWLADPGVGETPHVLSAGTNRASAPTMRARILTAADALGPGAVATVPSVTAYAGWRWPRRMSHGAESLIEHTLREAEGLGITGRGALSSMGRALLHEPDRLAAIALAALPEPVEHVLLQADHTAIAPGRLSADLAHDMHLIADVESAGGATVFRISDASVRRGLDHGLSVGEIHAILRERSATPPPQSLSYLIDDVGRRHGALRIGGASAYLRCDDESQLDTLLSHASLAGLELRRIAPTVVVCTSAPEDLLVAVREAGFAPSFENSSGVIAIAPEDEPRARPKATQLARRSGLDDHDVTEIVHRLRTSDKARSSLTATGSIPGVSTASTLAVLNDAVAGHSQLSMDYIDENARMSTRLVVPSRLAGGYLYAYDQGSKSAQRFAVHRIMAVSLAYAADD, translated from the coding sequence ATGACCCCGCGCCCCCGCACGCTGGCCGAATGGCTGCGCTCACGCGACGATGACTGGCTCCGGGCGCTGATCTCGGCGCGCCCGGACGTGTCCTTTCCCCCACCGTCGGACTTCTCCACGCTGGCCCAACGTCTCGGCGTACGCGTCTCGGTCACCCAGGCCTGCGACGACCTCGACGCCTGGCACACCCAGGTGCTTGAAGGACTGCTGCTGTGTCCGGCACCGGCTCACGTCGATGATGTCCACGCGATGCTGCCGGACGTCGACCGCGAGGCGGTGAGCTCGGCCATCGACCGGCTGCGCTCCCTCGCGCTGGTGTGGGGTGAGGACGACTCGCTCAACGTGGTCGGCACGGTGCGCGAGGTCAGCAACCGCTTCGTCGCCGGGCTCGGCCGGCCCGCAGCCGAGCTGTTCATCGGCTACCCCAACGACGACATCCGCACCGTCATGCGGCACCTGCAGCTGCCGTACGCCGCCCAGCCCACCGCCACCGCTCTCGTGGCCGAGAAGCTGCGCACCGCGCAGTTCGTGCAGGAGGTACTCGAGCGCGCTCCGCAAGGTTCGCGCGACGTACTCGACCGGCTCAGCGGACAAGTCCCTGCTGGCGAGCTGTCCGGCGCCGACAACCTCGTCGAGGCCACCGACGACAGCCCACCCGTGCGTTGGCTGCTCAGCCACGGCCTGCTCACGTACGTCGGCAGCAACTATGTCGAGCTGCCTCGTGAAGTCGGTCTCGTGCTGCGCGGCAACCGCCAGCTCGGCCCGGCGCTCATCGACCCGCCGGCGTACGACGGGAAGCGGCTCAGCCAGAGCGACGCCGACGGCGCGGGCGCGACGCATCTGCAGGACGCCGTACGCCAGCTCACCGACCTCATCGAGCTGATCGGTCAGCAGCGACCGCGGGTGCTGCGCACCGGGGGCCTGGGCACCCGCGAGGCCAGGAAGCTGGCGAAGTCGTTTGGCGACGACCTGTCGACCACTCACCTGCTGCTGCACATCGCCCAGGTGGCGGGGCTGATCAGCGCCTCGTCGCAGGTCGACTCGACGTGGCTGCCAACCGACAAGTACGACGCGTGGCGTGACGAGCCGCTGGAGTCGCAGTGGAGCGCGTTGGCGACCGCGTGGCTGGGCATGCAGGCGCAGCCGTGGCTGGCCGACCCGGGCGTCGGTGAGACGCCGCACGTGCTGTCGGCCGGCACCAACCGCGCGAGCGCCCCCACGATGCGGGCCCGGATCCTCACCGCGGCCGACGCCCTCGGACCGGGCGCGGTCGCGACCGTGCCATCGGTGACGGCGTACGCCGGCTGGCGGTGGCCGCGCCGGATGAGCCACGGCGCCGAGTCACTCATCGAGCACACGCTGCGCGAAGCGGAGGGCCTCGGCATCACTGGGCGGGGCGCGTTGAGCTCGATGGGCCGCGCACTGCTGCACGAACCAGACCGGCTGGCCGCGATCGCCCTCGCCGCGCTTCCCGAGCCGGTCGAGCACGTGCTGCTGCAGGCCGACCACACCGCCATCGCGCCGGGCCGGCTGTCGGCTGACCTGGCCCACGACATGCACCTGATCGCCGATGTCGAGAGCGCCGGCGGGGCGACGGTATTCCGGATCAGCGACGCCTCGGTGCGCCGCGGGCTCGACCACGGGCTCAGCGTCGGCGAGATCCACGCGATCCTGCGTGAGCGCAGCGCCACGCCACCGCCGCAGAGCCTGAGCTACCTCATCGACGACGTGGGCCGGCGCCACGGCGCGCTGCGGATCGGTGGCGCATCGGCGTACCTGCGCTGTGATGATGAGTCCCAGCTCGACACGCTGCTCTCGCACGCCTCGCTCGCCGGGCTGGAGCTGCGCCGGATCGCACCGACCGTCGTCGTGTGCACGTCGGCGCCGGAGGACCTGCTGGTCGCGGTGCGTGAGGCCGGCTTCGCGCCGAGCTTCGAGAACTCCTCGGGCGTGATCGCGATCGCCCCCGAGGACGAGCCGCGAGCGCGTCCCAAGGCCACCCAGCTCGCCCGTCGCAGCGGACTCGACGATCACGACGTGACCGAGATCGTGCACCGGCTGCGCACGAGCGACAAGGCGCGATCCAGTCTCACCGCGACCGGATCGATTCCCGGCGTCAGCACCGCCAGCACGCTCGCCGTACTCAACGACGCGGTCGCCGGGCACAGCCAGCTGTCGATGGACTACATCGATGAGAACGCTCGCATGTCGACCCGCCTCGTCGTCCCCTCCCGGCTGGCCGGTGGCTACCTCTATGCCTACGACCAGGGCAGCAAGTCGGCCCAGCGCTTCGCCGTCCACCGCATCATGGCCGTCTCGCTGGCTTACGCCGCCGACGACTAG
- a CDS encoding HAD family hydrolase, which yields MSSAGPVVGFDLDMTLIDTRPGMRAVVGQLNAERGYGIDAAAVAEVLGPPLDQLLAPWVPQAEMPEVTDRFREIYAEVAIEPVEALPGAAEALESVHDHGGRILVLTGKFEPNAKRHLKHLDLPYDVLVGSRWATAKADVLSEYAATAYVGDHPADMRAARDAGAWAVGVSTGGYDAAALTEAGADDVLRSLKEFAASLARRVS from the coding sequence GTGAGCTCGGCGGGGCCGGTAGTCGGCTTCGACCTGGACATGACGCTGATCGACACGCGCCCCGGCATGCGGGCGGTCGTGGGCCAGCTCAATGCTGAGCGCGGCTACGGCATCGACGCCGCTGCGGTGGCCGAGGTCCTTGGTCCGCCGCTGGACCAGTTGCTTGCTCCGTGGGTGCCGCAGGCCGAGATGCCTGAGGTGACCGACCGGTTTCGCGAGATCTACGCCGAGGTCGCCATCGAGCCGGTTGAGGCGCTGCCGGGCGCGGCTGAGGCGCTGGAGTCGGTGCACGATCACGGCGGCCGCATCCTGGTGCTGACTGGCAAGTTCGAGCCCAACGCGAAGCGGCACCTGAAGCATCTGGACCTGCCCTACGACGTACTCGTCGGCTCCCGCTGGGCAACGGCCAAGGCCGACGTGCTGTCGGAGTACGCCGCGACGGCGTACGTCGGTGACCATCCGGCCGACATGCGTGCGGCCCGAGACGCCGGTGCCTGGGCCGTAGGAGTGAGCACCGGCGGGTACGACGCCGCCGCGCTCACCGAGGCCGGCGCCGACGACGTACTGCGCTCTCTGAAAGAGTTCGCCGCGTCGCTGGCAAGGCGGGTATCGTAG
- a CDS encoding cold-shock protein, with amino-acid sequence MPSGRVKWYDAEKGFGFVSQQGGEDVFVPKSALPSGVSELKKGQRVEFGIADGRRGPQALSLQLVDPVPSVSAASRKSPDELTLLIEDVIKLLDNVSNDLRRGKHPDRAKAKKVGAVLRAVADDLEA; translated from the coding sequence GTGCCCAGCGGACGCGTGAAGTGGTACGACGCCGAAAAGGGATTCGGCTTCGTCTCGCAGCAAGGTGGCGAGGATGTCTTCGTCCCGAAGTCCGCGCTGCCTAGCGGAGTGAGTGAGCTCAAGAAGGGCCAGCGCGTCGAGTTCGGGATCGCCGACGGCCGCCGCGGCCCCCAGGCGCTGTCGCTGCAGCTCGTTGACCCCGTCCCGTCGGTGTCGGCGGCCAGCCGCAAGTCACCCGACGAGCTGACGCTGCTCATCGAGGACGTCATCAAGCTGCTCGATAACGTCTCCAACGACCTGCGTCGCGGCAAGCACCCGGATCGCGCGAAGGCCAAGAAGGTGGGCGCCGTACTGCGTGCCGTCGCCGACGACCTCGAGGCCTAG
- a CDS encoding DUF2771 family protein, translated as MKSRRITGTLLALLTLLLSACSNAETAIPKVSIEIGNQTSEITPTVYCVSGEAKLGESSEAMQVSPNENVTVTVPDAVAEKQWSIQIWSVADNNGTAVPGTPIGEVPAGSQKASFNTSDSALDRYFIVVAIPEEAGCNAKGAAGMWTLMVSRVG; from the coding sequence GTGAAATCACGCCGCATCACCGGCACCCTGCTCGCCCTGCTCACGCTGCTGCTCAGCGCCTGCAGCAACGCAGAGACCGCGATCCCGAAAGTCAGCATCGAGATCGGGAATCAAACCAGCGAGATCACCCCGACCGTCTACTGCGTCTCCGGAGAGGCCAAGCTCGGCGAAAGCTCGGAAGCGATGCAGGTCAGCCCCAACGAAAACGTCACCGTGACCGTGCCTGACGCCGTCGCCGAAAAACAGTGGTCGATCCAGATCTGGTCGGTCGCTGACAACAACGGGACGGCGGTGCCCGGTACGCCGATCGGCGAGGTCCCGGCAGGCAGCCAGAAGGCGTCGTTCAACACCTCGGATTCGGCGCTCGATCGCTACTTCATCGTCGTGGCGATCCCCGAAGAGGCCGGCTGCAACGCCAAGGGCGCAGCCGGGATGTGGACGCTGATGGTCAGCCGGGTCGGCTAA
- a CDS encoding MFS transporter, whose amino-acid sequence MSLPGFPPAGGPRDGDERPESGYRAPAGGPDRRRDETRRMDAATPRTDKSGAMRTAARRTKDFTRKTAHRIDGISRAEGAEKSGLRTLIWSNCVSMGADALITVYLAATLFFAAPGEQQRSNVALYLLVTVAPFAVIAPVIGPLLDRIDRGRRIALASTFVIRAVLCYLLAVHTDSTVVLYICALLALVFSRAYHVLKAAVVPRVLPEEMPLVKANSRLTVFGMVGAGVLGGIGAGIIKVFNSLEPVQTTTSGTTVASPTLGFTIELIVGALVFLAGAWVSMQLPQHVDTDEGEGKVAMTKEHSSGVRILLGTHVLSAIRSASAQRFLGGFLSFFMVFYVQSTMTGFGALAVLGALGAAAGVGSVVGTSIGSQLTRSASPDNLVLVATGVAVACCILAAITPGVTISIIVALITAVASALGKMALDAIIQREVPGSFRSSAFSRSETWLQLSWVAGGTVGILLPTNAGTLWLGWLIAAVILGVAFALILLQRHKDLRAGPQAPAMVPRAPHERRLARLRALARRKRGATPHTAADQRAPHRAPPGNAGDQWLDQAAPRPTRRLPDFAEFREPPPPPRKSHRP is encoded by the coding sequence ATGAGTTTGCCCGGATTCCCGCCTGCTGGCGGTCCCCGCGATGGGGACGAGCGGCCGGAGTCCGGCTATCGTGCGCCAGCCGGCGGGCCGGATCGCCGCCGCGATGAGACCCGCCGGATGGATGCAGCGACCCCGCGCACTGACAAATCGGGTGCTATGCGCACTGCGGCCCGCCGCACCAAGGACTTCACCCGCAAGACCGCCCACCGCATCGATGGCATCAGCCGCGCCGAAGGTGCCGAAAAGAGCGGGCTGCGCACCCTCATCTGGTCCAACTGCGTCTCCATGGGTGCCGACGCGCTCATCACCGTCTACCTCGCCGCGACGCTGTTCTTTGCCGCTCCGGGCGAGCAGCAGCGCAGCAACGTGGCGCTCTACCTGCTCGTCACCGTCGCACCGTTTGCGGTGATCGCGCCGGTCATCGGCCCGCTGCTTGATCGCATCGACCGCGGACGGCGGATCGCTCTCGCCTCGACGTTCGTGATCCGCGCCGTGCTCTGCTACCTGCTCGCGGTGCACACCGACTCGACGGTGGTCCTCTACATCTGCGCGTTGCTCGCTCTGGTCTTCTCCCGCGCCTATCACGTGCTCAAAGCGGCGGTGGTGCCTCGCGTGCTGCCCGAAGAGATGCCGCTGGTCAAAGCCAACTCGCGGCTGACCGTCTTCGGCATGGTCGGCGCCGGCGTGCTCGGCGGCATCGGCGCCGGCATCATCAAGGTCTTCAACTCCCTTGAGCCGGTTCAGACCACGACGAGCGGTACGACGGTCGCCTCCCCCACCCTCGGCTTCACCATCGAGCTGATCGTCGGAGCGCTGGTGTTCCTGGCCGGCGCATGGGTCTCGATGCAACTGCCCCAGCACGTCGACACCGACGAGGGCGAGGGCAAGGTCGCGATGACCAAGGAGCACTCCAGCGGGGTGCGGATCCTCCTTGGCACACACGTGCTCTCGGCGATCCGCTCAGCGAGTGCGCAGCGTTTCCTCGGCGGCTTCCTGTCGTTCTTCATGGTCTTCTATGTGCAGTCGACGATGACTGGGTTCGGTGCGCTCGCCGTACTCGGCGCGCTCGGCGCTGCAGCCGGTGTCGGATCGGTGGTGGGTACGTCGATCGGCAGCCAGCTGACCAGGTCGGCCTCACCGGACAACCTCGTGCTGGTCGCGACCGGGGTCGCGGTCGCCTGCTGCATCCTGGCGGCAATCACCCCGGGCGTGACCATCTCGATCATCGTCGCGCTCATCACGGCCGTCGCCTCCGCGCTCGGCAAGATGGCACTCGATGCGATCATCCAGCGCGAGGTGCCAGGCTCGTTCCGCTCCTCGGCCTTCAGCCGCTCGGAGACCTGGCTGCAGTTGTCGTGGGTGGCCGGCGGCACCGTCGGCATCCTGCTGCCGACCAACGCCGGCACGCTGTGGCTGGGCTGGCTGATCGCCGCGGTGATCCTGGGCGTCGCGTTTGCCCTGATCCTGCTGCAACGCCATAAGGACCTGCGCGCCGGACCGCAAGCGCCGGCCATGGTGCCGCGCGCCCCGCACGAGCGCCGCCTCGCGCGGCTGCGCGCGTTAGCCCGCCGCAAGCGCGGCGCGACGCCGCACACCGCAGCAGATCAGCGAGCACCGCACCGGGCGCCGCCGGGCAACGCCGGCGACCAGTGGCTCGATCAGGCGGCCCCTCGCCCGACGCGGCGCCTCCCCGACTTCGCGGAGTTCCGCGAACCCCCACCCCCTCCACGAAAGTCGCACCGCCCGTGA
- a CDS encoding DUF3027 domain-containing protein: MRHRHLPGVAAYATIGENIRMHDTLDVPESAPAPDIDARLAAAVGIARDALVEDVGSGSIGEHVDVVAEPTGFGYAATHRFAAKVDGYVGWFWAVSVSRAPERDEVTIDETVLLPGDGALEVPEWVPWAQRLQPGDLHPGDLVPSDPEDERLVPGYIDSDDPAVEDLAWELGLGRERVLSRYGRLDAAARWRGGAHGGTSAMAKHAPAACGTCGFYLPLAGSMRAMFGACANEISPADGAVVAADFGCGAHSQATATEEFAPEPDRELIYDTAEFERGAPLRPLTAPEVLVAVRAIFAQRTPPKKSRLSRSKRH; encoded by the coding sequence ATGCGACATCGCCACCTACCCGGTGTGGCGGCGTACGCCACGATCGGGGAAAATATCCGCATGCACGACACCCTGGATGTTCCCGAGAGCGCCCCAGCTCCCGATATCGACGCGCGCCTTGCCGCCGCGGTCGGCATCGCGCGCGATGCGCTGGTTGAGGATGTGGGCTCCGGATCGATCGGCGAGCACGTCGATGTGGTCGCCGAGCCGACCGGTTTCGGGTACGCCGCGACGCACCGCTTCGCCGCCAAGGTCGACGGATACGTCGGCTGGTTCTGGGCGGTCAGCGTCTCGCGCGCTCCCGAGCGCGACGAGGTCACCATCGATGAGACCGTGCTGCTGCCCGGCGACGGCGCGCTTGAGGTCCCCGAGTGGGTGCCGTGGGCGCAGCGCCTGCAGCCCGGTGATCTGCATCCCGGCGATCTGGTGCCGTCTGACCCCGAGGACGAGCGCCTCGTGCCCGGCTACATCGACTCCGATGACCCGGCCGTGGAAGACCTCGCCTGGGAGCTGGGCCTGGGCCGCGAGCGCGTGCTGTCGCGCTACGGGCGCCTGGATGCGGCCGCTCGCTGGCGCGGCGGGGCGCACGGCGGCACGAGCGCGATGGCCAAGCACGCGCCGGCGGCGTGTGGCACCTGCGGCTTTTACCTGCCGCTGGCCGGGTCGATGCGTGCCATGTTCGGTGCGTGCGCCAACGAGATCAGCCCGGCTGACGGCGCGGTCGTCGCCGCCGACTTCGGTTGCGGCGCGCACTCGCAGGCGACCGCGACCGAGGAGTTCGCGCCGGAGCCGGACCGCGAGCTGATCTACGACACCGCCGAGTTCGAGCGCGGTGCGCCGCTGCGCCCGCTCACCGCACCGGAGGTGCTGGTCGCCGTACGCGCGATCTTTGCGCAGCGCACGCCGCCGAAGAAGTCCAGGCTCAGCCGCTCCAAGCGCCACTAG
- a CDS encoding DUF2530 domain-containing protein, giving the protein MARDDHLAPAPEPAQLSMRPIVIGGSVLFALAALVIALIPDARDYRDGLWLWACVAGVVLGILGLGVMRLQKAP; this is encoded by the coding sequence ATGGCGCGCGACGACCACCTGGCACCGGCACCCGAGCCGGCGCAGCTCTCGATGCGCCCGATCGTGATCGGCGGCAGCGTCCTGTTTGCGCTGGCCGCGCTCGTGATCGCGCTGATCCCCGATGCCCGCGACTACCGCGATGGGCTGTGGCTGTGGGCCTGCGTCGCCGGCGTCGTACTCGGCATCCTCGGCCTCGGGGTCATGCGGCTGCAGAAGGCGCCGTAA